From Streptomyces qinzhouensis, one genomic window encodes:
- a CDS encoding TIGR02452 family protein encodes MSTRLRAIARENQRIVEDGHYLAPDGRRVTLAAALEAALHGTRLYGPEPLPVTPDTDRTTRIRVTAASSTAAALHLAGTGPGPLAVLSFASARNPGGGYINGAQAQEEALCRASALYHTLLRTPGYYTYHRENRDPLYSDRVIHSPAVPVFRDHRDRLLDTPRTVGFLTSPAPNAGAISRREPERLALLPAVLARRAERVLEVAADRGYRRLVLGAWGCGVFRNDPATVAAAFRAPLTDGGRFARHFDEVEFAVLDRTRDRAVLGAFRAAFEAPVNSG; translated from the coding sequence ATGAGTACCCGACTGCGGGCGATCGCCCGCGAGAACCAGAGAATCGTTGAAGACGGCCACTATCTCGCCCCGGACGGCCGCAGGGTCACCCTCGCCGCCGCCCTCGAGGCCGCTCTCCACGGGACCCGGCTGTACGGCCCCGAACCGCTCCCGGTCACCCCGGACACGGACCGCACCACCCGGATCCGGGTCACCGCAGCGAGCAGTACGGCCGCGGCCCTCCACCTGGCCGGCACCGGCCCCGGCCCCCTGGCCGTCCTCAGCTTCGCCTCCGCGCGCAACCCCGGCGGGGGCTATATCAACGGCGCACAGGCACAGGAGGAGGCGCTCTGCCGGGCCTCCGCGCTCTACCACACCCTTCTGCGCACCCCCGGCTACTACACGTACCACCGGGAGAACCGGGACCCGCTCTACTCGGACCGGGTGATCCACTCGCCCGCTGTCCCGGTCTTCCGCGACCACCGGGACCGGCTCCTCGACACCCCCCGCACCGTTGGCTTCCTCACCTCGCCCGCCCCCAACGCCGGCGCGATATCCCGCCGGGAACCCGAACGCCTCGCGCTGCTCCCCGCCGTCCTCGCCCGCCGCGCCGAGCGGGTCCTGGAAGTCGCCGCGGACCGCGGCTACCGCCGGCTCGTGCTGGGGGCCTGGGGCTGCGGGGTCTTCCGGAACGATCCGGCGACCGTCGCCGCGGCCTTCCGGGCGCCGCTCACCGACGGAGGAAGGTTCGCCCGCCACTTCGACGAGGTCGAGTTCGCGGTGCTGGACCGGACCCGCGACCGGGCCGTCCTCGGTGCCTTCCGGGCCGCCTTCGAGGCCCCTGTAAACAGCGGATAA
- a CDS encoding LacI family DNA-binding transcriptional regulator, translating into MSQTPKQTADRSVPTSADVARLAGVSRATVSYVLNNTASVRISEPTRRRVREAAEELGYVPHAAARSLRAGHTRMVVLPPATLPAGPLYGRFLAELQAALRRLDYTVVHYGSLGLDGDEAARSWAELRPVAVVALGEVGLTPHGVDVLKRSGARAVVTLGSRRVAGAHCFVMDQREVGARAVAHLVERGRRAIGVVMPQESGLERFSEPRIEGARRAAAAAGARIEALPLPYEEEPAAALAARWRQLGLDAVFTYNDDYAVLLMRALQDEGITIPAETAVIGADDLLLGRLQRPRLSTVHIDLVTGRKLAELVDRVVREPGEEPAVHDLMGARAVHREST; encoded by the coding sequence ATGAGCCAGACACCCAAACAGACCGCGGACCGTTCCGTACCCACCAGCGCCGACGTCGCCCGCTTAGCCGGGGTCTCCCGGGCCACCGTCTCGTACGTCCTCAACAACACCGCGTCGGTCCGGATCAGCGAACCGACCCGCCGCCGGGTGCGCGAGGCGGCGGAGGAACTCGGCTATGTGCCCCACGCGGCCGCCCGCAGCCTGCGCGCCGGACACACCCGGATGGTCGTACTGCCCCCGGCGACCCTGCCCGCCGGCCCTCTCTACGGACGCTTCCTCGCCGAACTCCAGGCAGCCCTGCGCCGCCTCGACTACACCGTCGTCCACTACGGCAGCCTCGGCCTCGACGGCGACGAGGCGGCCCGCTCCTGGGCCGAACTGCGGCCGGTCGCGGTCGTCGCCCTCGGCGAGGTCGGCCTCACCCCGCACGGCGTCGACGTCCTCAAACGCTCCGGCGCCCGGGCCGTCGTCACCCTCGGCTCCCGCCGAGTGGCCGGGGCGCACTGCTTCGTCATGGACCAGCGGGAGGTCGGCGCCCGCGCCGTCGCCCATCTGGTGGAACGGGGCCGGCGCGCCATCGGGGTCGTCATGCCGCAGGAATCCGGTCTCGAACGGTTCTCCGAACCCCGGATCGAAGGCGCCCGCCGCGCCGCCGCGGCCGCCGGCGCCCGGATCGAAGCCCTTCCCCTGCCGTACGAGGAGGAACCGGCGGCGGCCCTCGCCGCGCGCTGGCGGCAACTCGGGCTGGACGCGGTGTTCACGTACAACGACGACTACGCCGTTCTGCTGATGCGCGCCCTCCAGGACGAGGGCATCACCATCCCCGCCGAAACCGCCGTCATAGGCGCCGACGACCTGCTCCTCGGACGGCTCCAGCGCCCCCGGCTGAGCACGGTCCACATCGACCTGGTCACCGGGCGGAAGCTGGCCGAGCTGGTGGACCGGGTCGTACGCGAGCCGGGCGAGGAACCCGCCGTACACGATCTGATGGGGGCACGGGCGGTGCACCGCGAATCCACCTGA
- the trxA gene encoding thioredoxin: protein MSTVELTKENFDQVIEGNDFVLIDFWASWCGPCRQFAPVYEGAAERHPDLVFAKVDTEAQQELAAAFDIRSIPTLMIVREKVAVFAQPGALPEAALEDVIGQARALDMDEVRRSVAEAAGGQ from the coding sequence ATGAGCACCGTCGAGCTCACCAAGGAGAACTTCGACCAGGTGATCGAGGGGAACGACTTCGTCCTGATCGACTTCTGGGCTTCGTGGTGCGGTCCGTGCCGGCAGTTCGCCCCGGTCTACGAGGGTGCGGCCGAGCGGCACCCCGATCTGGTCTTCGCCAAGGTCGACACGGAGGCGCAGCAGGAGCTGGCCGCCGCGTTCGATATCCGTTCGATCCCGACTCTGATGATCGTGCGGGAGAAGGTGGCGGTGTTCGCCCAGCCGGGCGCGCTGCCGGAGGCCGCGCTGGAGGACGTGATCGGTCAGGCCAGGGCGCTCGATATGGATGAGGTGCGGCGGTCCGTGGCGGAAGCCGCCGGCGGTCAGTGA
- a CDS encoding dihydrolipoyl dehydrogenase family protein gives MDSTRPEPLEYDVVVLGAGPTGENVADRVRAAGLSAAVVESELVGGECSYWACMPSKALLRPAITRADARRVPGLSGAVQGPLDAEAVLAHRDEYASHWNDDGQVAWLDSTGARFYRGHGRLHGPRKVVVDSSEGEHHVLVARHAVAVCTGSRAVLPELPGVAGSHAWTSREATSARAVPGRLAVVGGGVVGVEMATAWQALGSRVTLLVRGDGLLPRMEPFVGEHIAAALTEAGADIRLNTDVTAVVRDGGSGPVTLVLADGDRVEADEVLFATGRAPRTDDIGLETVGRTPGSWLPVDDSCRVDGSDWLYAVGDVNHRALLTHQGKYQARIAGAAIVARAQGVPLLETDRWGAHSATADTAGAPQVVFTDPEAAAVGLSLAEAEAAGHRVRAVDRDMASVAGAGLYADGYRGHARMIVDLDREILLGATFVGPGVGELLHSATVAVVGEVPIDRLWHAVPSYPTISEIWLRLLETYRGY, from the coding sequence ATGGACAGTACGAGGCCGGAGCCCCTGGAATACGACGTCGTGGTGCTGGGAGCGGGCCCCACCGGGGAGAACGTGGCCGACCGGGTCCGGGCGGCGGGGCTGAGCGCCGCCGTCGTGGAGAGCGAACTCGTCGGCGGCGAGTGCTCCTACTGGGCGTGCATGCCCAGCAAGGCACTGCTCCGCCCGGCGATCACCCGGGCCGACGCCCGGCGCGTGCCCGGGCTGAGCGGGGCCGTCCAGGGGCCGCTCGACGCCGAAGCCGTGCTCGCCCACCGCGACGAGTACGCCTCCCACTGGAACGACGACGGCCAGGTCGCCTGGCTGGACTCGACGGGTGCCCGGTTCTACCGCGGCCACGGAAGGCTGCACGGCCCGCGGAAGGTCGTCGTCGACAGCTCCGAGGGCGAACACCATGTACTGGTCGCCCGCCACGCCGTGGCCGTCTGCACCGGCAGCCGCGCCGTCCTGCCCGAACTCCCCGGGGTCGCCGGATCCCATGCCTGGACCAGCCGGGAGGCCACCAGCGCCCGCGCCGTGCCCGGCCGGCTCGCCGTCGTCGGCGGCGGGGTCGTCGGCGTCGAGATGGCCACCGCCTGGCAGGCCCTGGGCTCCCGGGTCACCCTGCTCGTCCGCGGCGACGGGCTGCTGCCCCGTATGGAACCCTTCGTCGGCGAGCACATCGCCGCCGCACTCACCGAGGCGGGCGCCGACATCCGGCTGAACACCGATGTCACCGCGGTCGTCCGGGACGGCGGCAGCGGACCCGTCACCCTCGTCCTGGCCGACGGCGACCGCGTCGAGGCCGACGAGGTCCTCTTCGCCACCGGCCGCGCACCGCGCACCGACGACATCGGACTGGAGACCGTCGGCCGCACCCCCGGCTCCTGGCTCCCCGTCGACGACAGCTGCCGTGTCGACGGCAGCGACTGGCTGTACGCGGTCGGCGACGTCAACCACCGTGCCCTCCTGACCCACCAGGGCAAGTACCAGGCCCGTATCGCCGGAGCCGCCATCGTCGCCCGCGCCCAGGGCGTCCCCCTCCTGGAGACCGACCGCTGGGGCGCCCACAGCGCCACCGCCGACACCGCGGGCGCCCCCCAGGTCGTCTTCACCGACCCCGAAGCCGCCGCGGTCGGCCTCTCCCTCGCCGAAGCCGAGGCCGCGGGCCACCGGGTCCGCGCCGTCGACCGCGACATGGCGAGCGTCGCGGGCGCCGGCCTCTACGCCGACGGCTACCGCGGCCACGCCCGGATGATCGTCGACCTGGACCGCGAGATCCTCCTCGGCGCCACCTTCGTCGGCCCCGGCGTCGGCGAACTGCTCCACTCGGCAACCGTCGCCGTCGTCGGCGAGGTCCCGATCGACCGCTTGTGGCACGCGGTTCCGTCGTACCCGACGATCAGCGAGATCTGGCTGAGGTTGCTGGAGACGTATCGGGGTTACTGA
- a CDS encoding ATP-binding protein, which translates to MSGDAFRCAGEGIVSGGQKIRFRGTYGEVLAARAWCCTFPGTLEQVGRARHWTGKALGDAPFLDDAVSIVTELCANALRHTASGKGSGVFHLALTVSRWGVTLSVTDQGGAVGVPELKPLDRESENGRGVYLVSKLARRVVIRRVSGCYRVTADVI; encoded by the coding sequence ATGTCGGGAGATGCGTTCCGATGCGCTGGGGAAGGAATCGTTTCAGGTGGCCAGAAGATCAGATTCAGAGGGACCTACGGGGAGGTGCTTGCTGCTCGGGCCTGGTGCTGTACCTTTCCAGGCACCCTCGAGCAGGTCGGCCGAGCTCGCCATTGGACGGGGAAAGCGCTAGGAGATGCACCGTTCCTAGATGACGCCGTGTCGATTGTGACGGAGCTATGCGCGAACGCCCTCCGTCACACTGCCAGCGGTAAGGGCTCCGGCGTTTTCCATCTAGCACTGACGGTGTCGCGCTGGGGCGTCACTCTGTCTGTCACGGACCAAGGCGGAGCGGTTGGTGTTCCAGAGCTGAAACCCTTAGACAGGGAGTCCGAGAATGGGCGGGGAGTTTACCTGGTCAGTAAACTTGCCCGTCGAGTCGTGATCCGCCGTGTCTCTGGTTGCTACAGGGTCACCGCAGATGTCATCTGA
- a CDS encoding glycoside hydrolase family 18 protein, with amino-acid sequence MFRRASAFLATALLASLVAAPATAHADDDDSRRLPGHRVAYFTAWSVYSGFSAKKVQDSGQAAKLTVINYAFGNISPEGTCFEDNLADQADAWADYQRPIGAADSVDGVADTWDQPLKGSFNQLRKLKAKNPHLKAVISIGGWGWSKYFSDVAATDAARKKFVASCVDLYIKGNLPQLGSPEGGPGSGAGVFDGIDLDWEHPGGDGLPDNSVRPEDGRNFTLLLAEFRRQLDSLGDGRRGRHLLTAAVAANTDVADRLELRKVARQVDYLNLMTYTMHGSWEPQGPTNHQANLYTDPADPSGIGYSYSADRVVRHYLAGGLPARKAVLGVPSWGYGWTGVPAGAKNGLYQPATGMSPRGGGQLPYKAIKDLPGGVHTDRKHGAAWKYDGTEFWTYDTPATAAQKARYTQRNGLGGVMVWSLDGDDAQGSLVAALDRGLRR; translated from the coding sequence ATGTTCAGACGCGCCTCCGCGTTCCTGGCGACGGCTCTGCTCGCCTCGCTCGTCGCGGCCCCCGCGACCGCTCACGCCGATGACGACGACAGTCGCCGGCTACCCGGCCACCGTGTGGCCTACTTCACCGCGTGGAGCGTCTACAGCGGCTTCTCCGCCAAGAAGGTCCAGGACTCGGGCCAGGCGGCGAAGCTGACCGTGATCAACTACGCCTTCGGCAACATCTCACCCGAGGGCACCTGCTTCGAGGACAACCTGGCCGACCAGGCCGACGCCTGGGCCGACTACCAGCGCCCGATCGGCGCGGCCGACTCGGTGGACGGCGTCGCCGACACTTGGGACCAGCCGCTGAAAGGCAGCTTCAACCAGCTGCGGAAGCTGAAGGCGAAGAACCCCCATCTGAAGGCTGTCATCTCGATCGGCGGCTGGGGCTGGTCCAAGTACTTCTCGGACGTGGCCGCCACTGACGCCGCGCGCAAGAAGTTCGTGGCCTCCTGCGTCGACCTCTATATCAAGGGCAACCTGCCGCAGCTGGGCTCGCCGGAGGGCGGCCCGGGCAGCGGCGCGGGCGTCTTCGACGGCATCGACCTCGACTGGGAGCACCCGGGCGGCGACGGTCTGCCGGACAACTCGGTGCGCCCCGAGGACGGCCGCAACTTCACCCTGCTGCTGGCCGAGTTCCGGCGGCAGCTGGACTCGCTGGGCGACGGCCGGCGGGGGCGCCACCTGCTGACGGCGGCCGTCGCCGCCAACACCGACGTCGCGGACCGGCTGGAGCTGCGGAAGGTCGCCCGCCAGGTGGACTACCTGAACCTGATGACTTACACCATGCACGGCTCCTGGGAGCCGCAGGGCCCGACCAACCACCAGGCGAACCTCTACACCGACCCGGCCGACCCCTCCGGCATCGGCTACAGCTACAGCGCGGACCGGGTGGTGCGGCACTACCTGGCCGGCGGCCTGCCGGCCCGCAAGGCGGTGCTCGGGGTGCCATCCTGGGGCTACGGCTGGACGGGAGTGCCCGCCGGGGCGAAGAACGGCCTCTACCAGCCCGCCACCGGCATGTCCCCGCGCGGCGGCGGCCAGCTGCCCTACAAGGCCATCAAGGACCTGCCGGGCGGCGTGCACACCGACCGCAAGCACGGCGCGGCCTGGAAGTACGACGGCACCGAGTTCTGGACGTACGACACCCCGGCCACCGCCGCCCAGAAGGCCCGCTACACCCAGCGGAACGGTCTCGGCGGCGTGATGGTCTGGTCCCTGGACGGGGATGACGCCCAGGGCTCGCTGGTCGCTGCGCTGGACCGCGGCCTGCGGCGCTGA
- a CDS encoding MerR family transcriptional regulator, which yields MTRQGVSIGEAAALYGLAPSTVRWWERQGVLDPPARVGGKRLYDEAGLRRLGLAYLCCVVGRMPLDQAAVVTSGKAALSTWQRTIDEQTELLELRIGQLEAALEYLRHLRLCEDDDIVRDCPVLESELSAHTPRGRAPGADLITAARAARGGGAWWEGTAVRDESPAEHPPGDEKPGGEVPVCCPGCRGPVVPSPRGRPRTYCSAACRQRAYRTRRSNTSDPAPEGPDRS from the coding sequence GTGACTCGACAAGGTGTCTCCATCGGCGAGGCAGCGGCGCTGTATGGCCTGGCGCCGTCCACGGTGCGGTGGTGGGAGCGTCAGGGCGTGCTCGACCCACCCGCCCGCGTCGGCGGCAAGCGGCTCTACGACGAGGCCGGTCTCCGCCGGCTCGGTCTCGCCTATCTGTGCTGTGTGGTGGGGCGGATGCCGCTGGACCAGGCAGCCGTCGTCACCTCGGGAAAGGCCGCGCTCAGCACCTGGCAGCGCACCATCGACGAGCAGACGGAGCTGCTGGAGCTGCGTATCGGGCAATTGGAGGCCGCCCTGGAGTACCTCCGCCATCTGCGGCTCTGCGAGGACGACGACATCGTGCGGGACTGCCCCGTCCTGGAGTCCGAACTCTCCGCCCACACCCCGCGCGGACGCGCCCCGGGGGCCGACCTGATCACCGCGGCTCGTGCCGCCCGGGGCGGCGGAGCCTGGTGGGAGGGGACGGCGGTCCGTGACGAAAGTCCGGCAGAGCATCCGCCTGGTGACGAAAAGCCGGGTGGCGAAGTGCCGGTGTGCTGCCCCGGCTGCCGGGGCCCGGTGGTGCCGTCCCCCCGTGGCCGCCCCCGCACCTACTGCTCGGCCGCCTGCCGACAGCGCGCGTACCGGACACGGCGTAGCAACACATCCGATCCGGCTCCCGAAGGACCCGACCGTTCATGA
- a CDS encoding flavin-containing monooxygenase, giving the protein MSEVEYAETVVIGAGQQGCGVAASLQELGRESVVLERGEIGQAWGRERWDSLLVGSGNRSVRFPGWEYDGDDPDGFMPGRELARRLRRYAQERNLRVRQHTAVREVECPPDASDRDEVRFRTHLSDGGSIESRNLVVAVGGYAAPRVPALAAGIDPTVTQLHSHHYRNAESLPDGAVLVVGAGISGQQIADELVDAGRDVFLSVGRHSAWPRHYRGRSLHDWMFVFSLDEEYVRVGTGGGPAKVLPGLPVAAVQDGSGDLNLGTLARKGVVLVGSARAAEGRTLLLEDNVVTVAEASARSFRQVIDAIDTGIREQGYPVPEQRPAPAVDLDHISPFGDILDLARQGITSIIWCTGFGPDYRILPARVLDDHGAPRQRKGILGVIPGLYYAGLPDGNSLAPVAIGANVENGRFIARRINVDHILRTGSQASVITP; this is encoded by the coding sequence GTGTCAGAGGTCGAATACGCGGAGACCGTCGTCATCGGTGCCGGCCAGCAGGGGTGCGGGGTGGCCGCGTCCCTGCAAGAGCTGGGCCGGGAATCCGTCGTCCTGGAAAGGGGGGAGATCGGCCAGGCGTGGGGGCGTGAGCGGTGGGACAGCCTGCTCGTGGGCAGCGGAAACCGCTCGGTCCGATTCCCGGGCTGGGAGTACGACGGCGACGATCCCGACGGTTTCATGCCGGGCCGTGAACTCGCCCGCCGTCTGCGCCGCTACGCGCAAGAGCGGAACCTCCGGGTACGGCAGCACACGGCCGTCCGGGAGGTCGAGTGCCCGCCGGACGCCTCCGACCGCGACGAGGTGCGGTTCAGAACCCATCTGTCCGACGGCGGTTCCATCGAGTCCCGCAACCTCGTCGTGGCCGTAGGTGGTTACGCCGCCCCGCGCGTCCCCGCTCTCGCGGCCGGTATCGACCCGACCGTCACGCAGTTGCATTCGCACCACTACCGCAATGCCGAGTCCCTTCCGGACGGCGCCGTCCTGGTGGTGGGCGCGGGAATCAGCGGACAGCAGATCGCCGACGAACTGGTGGACGCCGGGCGCGATGTATTCCTGTCGGTCGGCCGGCACAGCGCGTGGCCACGCCACTATCGGGGCCGCAGCCTCCACGACTGGATGTTCGTGTTCTCCCTGGACGAGGAGTACGTCAGGGTGGGCACCGGCGGCGGCCCGGCGAAGGTGCTGCCCGGTCTGCCGGTGGCAGCCGTGCAGGACGGCAGCGGCGACCTCAATCTCGGCACCCTCGCCCGGAAGGGAGTCGTCCTCGTCGGTTCCGCACGCGCGGCGGAAGGCCGGACCCTGCTCCTCGAGGACAATGTCGTCACCGTCGCCGAGGCGTCCGCCCGTTCGTTCCGGCAGGTGATCGACGCCATTGACACCGGTATACGGGAACAGGGTTACCCGGTGCCGGAACAGCGCCCGGCGCCCGCTGTCGACCTGGATCACATCTCCCCTTTCGGGGACATCCTGGACCTGGCCCGGCAGGGCATCACCTCCATCATCTGGTGCACCGGATTCGGCCCGGACTACCGGATCCTCCCGGCCCGCGTACTCGATGACCACGGCGCGCCCCGGCAGCGAAAGGGCATCCTCGGGGTGATCCCCGGCCTGTACTACGCCGGACTCCCGGACGGGAACTCACTCGCCCCGGTGGCCATCGGCGCCAACGTCGAGAACGGGCGCTTCATCGCGCGCCGTATCAACGTCGACCACATCCTGCGAACCGGATCCCAGGCCTCGGTGATCACACCATAG
- a CDS encoding macro domain-containing protein codes for MTQLRIVAGDATCPQAKGPKIIAHVCNDLGGWGRGFVLAISRRWAEPEKEYRAWHRERARNSFGLGAVQLVQVRPDLWVANMVGQRGIRTGSAGVPVRYEAVGQCLAVLAGHAAGLGASVHMPRIGCGLAGGKWSRIEPLIERELCAREIAVTVYDQG; via the coding sequence ATGACGCAGTTGAGGATCGTCGCCGGGGACGCGACCTGCCCGCAGGCCAAGGGTCCGAAGATCATCGCCCACGTCTGCAATGACCTCGGGGGGTGGGGAAGGGGCTTCGTGCTGGCGATATCGCGGCGTTGGGCGGAGCCGGAGAAGGAGTACCGGGCCTGGCACCGGGAGCGGGCGCGGAACAGCTTCGGTCTCGGCGCCGTGCAGTTGGTCCAGGTGCGGCCGGACCTCTGGGTGGCCAACATGGTCGGCCAGCGGGGCATCCGGACGGGCAGCGCGGGGGTACCCGTCCGGTACGAGGCGGTTGGGCAGTGTCTGGCGGTCCTGGCCGGGCACGCGGCCGGCCTCGGCGCTTCCGTTCACATGCCACGGATCGGGTGCGGCCTCGCGGGCGGGAAGTGGTCCCGGATCGAGCCGCTGATCGAGCGGGAGCTGTGCGCGAGAGAGATCGCGGTGACGGTGTACGACCAAGGGTGA
- a CDS encoding GNAT family N-acetyltransferase — protein sequence MTRVSVRTSAGLDVTIRPAAEDDYEALHAAFAALVLADEGYPHEPGPLLYEEFAHYWLENKSLVAVGCVGRQLAGSYHLTPNFLGRASHIGNGGYFVLPEWRGKGIGTALVTHSLGAARKLGFDAMQFNLVRETNPARQLYERLGFEIVGRIPDAVGGEAGIIYWRRLT from the coding sequence GTGACACGGGTATCAGTACGCACGTCGGCCGGCCTCGATGTCACGATCAGACCTGCCGCGGAGGACGACTACGAGGCGTTGCACGCGGCATTCGCGGCCCTTGTCCTCGCCGACGAGGGCTATCCGCACGAACCCGGTCCTCTTCTCTACGAGGAGTTCGCCCATTACTGGCTGGAGAACAAGAGCCTCGTGGCCGTGGGGTGCGTCGGGCGGCAGTTGGCGGGCTCTTATCACCTCACCCCGAATTTCCTCGGGCGGGCCTCGCATATCGGCAACGGCGGCTATTTCGTCCTGCCGGAATGGCGAGGCAAGGGTATCGGAACGGCGCTGGTGACTCATTCGTTGGGCGCCGCAAGGAAGCTGGGGTTCGACGCGATGCAGTTCAACCTCGTACGCGAGACCAACCCCGCGAGACAACTCTACGAACGTCTCGGCTTCGAGATCGTCGGCCGCATCCCCGACGCCGTCGGCGGCGAAGCCGGGATTATCTACTGGCGCCGACTCACCTGA
- a CDS encoding TauD/TfdA family dioxygenase gives MDVMTVHKKELDARGYTLLDSVSSGEAMEILRHFGVTVRQPNGELTNEVKAQPGFENRHHAKSPNAVQVHTEAPGWSAPPRFLALHCHVQAACGGGQTAVADLRAFIADLDEETRRLVCERPIDWPSYVVGDPGVRRPIIEATVRHPIIRMSYNLLKTGAYAPSVDEAKDPRSCPLGSQGVDLADRVLEFFRLTKTSLLIPEGAILLWDNQRLLHARSAYSDLRRHLTRYWLAEPNDEATAPQRPDERSPA, from the coding sequence ATGGACGTCATGACGGTGCACAAGAAGGAGCTGGACGCGCGCGGCTACACCCTGCTGGACTCCGTGAGCAGCGGGGAGGCCATGGAGATTCTGCGGCACTTCGGGGTTACTGTCCGGCAGCCCAACGGAGAGCTGACGAACGAGGTCAAGGCCCAGCCGGGCTTCGAGAATCGGCACCACGCCAAGAGCCCCAACGCCGTGCAAGTCCACACCGAGGCTCCCGGATGGTCCGCGCCGCCTCGCTTCCTCGCGCTTCATTGCCATGTCCAGGCCGCGTGCGGAGGTGGGCAGACCGCAGTCGCCGACCTGCGGGCCTTTATCGCAGATCTCGACGAAGAGACTCGTCGGCTAGTGTGCGAGCGACCAATCGACTGGCCGTCGTATGTCGTCGGCGATCCAGGGGTTCGCCGCCCGATCATCGAAGCCACGGTCCGACACCCGATCATCCGCATGAGTTACAACCTGCTGAAGACGGGGGCGTACGCCCCCTCTGTCGATGAGGCGAAGGATCCCCGATCCTGTCCGCTGGGTAGCCAAGGAGTCGACCTCGCAGACCGGGTTCTGGAGTTCTTTCGGCTGACCAAGACATCGCTGCTGATCCCTGAGGGAGCGATTCTCCTCTGGGACAACCAGCGTCTCCTGCACGCCCGCTCTGCCTACAGTGACCTTCGACGGCACCTCACGCGCTATTGGCTGGCCGAGCCGAACGACGAGGCGACCGCCCCTCAGCGGCCGGATGAGAGGTCGCCGGCGTGA
- a CDS encoding DegT/DnrJ/EryC1/StrS family aminotransferase gives MPQSESAGSVAPDLDGFEAIPKTGIERARHLMESGALYRYVSADPYKCEVSLLEKEFAEYLGSRFALAVNSCGSALRIAMLCSGVRAGDRVLSSGFTYTAVPSAIVGIGAVPVLVECDENLCIDTVDLERKIESGGRYLLLSHMRGHISDMESITALCRRHGVKLIEDSAHGLGASFAGKPAGRFGEIGCFSTQSHKLLNAGEGGLLVTDDEEIIAKAVLYSGSQETFWQRHFTQSPHFARLQNKIPNLSLRMNNVSAALLRAQLTEIDKRLIGYRQRYRTLTALVAQSPYIGVPKAMPEVSRSPDTLQFHLLFDGDGTNRFVARLADKGVHVKLFGAPGNPRFFKSWEYIDGIRDVHLPNTERILKATADLRLPGYLTDADVRWIAETMCSVAHEVGASQS, from the coding sequence ATGCCTCAGTCGGAAAGCGCCGGGTCCGTAGCGCCGGATCTGGATGGGTTCGAGGCCATTCCGAAGACCGGCATCGAGCGTGCGCGTCACCTCATGGAGTCCGGCGCCCTGTACCGCTATGTCTCCGCGGACCCGTACAAGTGCGAGGTCTCCCTCTTGGAGAAAGAGTTCGCGGAGTACCTGGGGTCGCGCTTCGCACTGGCTGTGAACTCGTGCGGCAGCGCCCTGCGCATCGCCATGCTGTGCTCGGGTGTCCGTGCCGGTGACAGAGTCCTGAGCTCGGGCTTCACCTACACGGCGGTGCCGAGTGCCATCGTCGGCATCGGAGCCGTGCCGGTGCTCGTCGAGTGCGACGAGAATCTGTGCATCGACACTGTCGACCTGGAACGGAAGATCGAGTCGGGAGGCCGCTATCTGCTGCTCTCCCACATGCGCGGCCACATCTCGGACATGGAAAGCATCACCGCGCTGTGCCGTCGACATGGTGTCAAGCTGATCGAGGACAGTGCCCACGGCCTGGGGGCGAGCTTCGCCGGAAAGCCCGCCGGACGATTCGGCGAGATCGGCTGCTTCAGCACACAGTCGCACAAGCTGCTCAACGCGGGCGAAGGCGGCCTCCTGGTGACGGACGATGAGGAGATCATCGCCAAAGCCGTCCTCTACTCCGGGTCACAGGAGACCTTCTGGCAGCGCCATTTCACCCAAAGCCCCCACTTCGCGAGGCTGCAGAACAAGATTCCCAACCTGAGTCTTCGCATGAACAACGTGTCCGCTGCGCTGCTGCGTGCGCAGCTGACCGAGATCGACAAGCGCCTGATCGGCTATCGGCAGCGTTACCGGACGCTGACGGCCCTCGTGGCTCAGTCGCCGTACATCGGTGTGCCCAAGGCCATGCCGGAGGTCAGCCGCAGCCCGGACACGTTGCAATTCCACCTGCTGTTCGACGGTGACGGTACCAACCGCTTCGTGGCCCGGCTCGCCGACAAGGGCGTACACGTGAAACTGTTCGGCGCACCCGGCAACCCTCGATTCTTCAAGAGCTGGGAGTACATCGACGGCATCAGGGATGTCCACCTCCCCAACACCGAGCGCATCCTGAAAGCCACAGCCGATCTCCGGCTGCCGGGGTACCTCACCGATGCGGACGTACGCTGGATCGCAGAAACCATGTGCTCGGTGGCACACGAGGTCGGAGCGTCGCAATCTTGA